The Streptomyces sp. NBC_01255 genome window below encodes:
- a CDS encoding chaplin: MKNLKKAAAVTMIAGGIIAAGAGAASAHGAEADGKALNSPGVASGNLVQVPVHVPVNVSGNTVNVIGLLNPAFGNHALNG, encoded by the coding sequence GTGAAGAACCTCAAGAAGGCCGCTGCCGTCACCATGATCGCCGGCGGCATCATCGCCGCCGGTGCGGGTGCCGCCTCCGCCCACGGCGCCGAGGCCGACGGCAAGGCCCTCAACTCGCCGGGCGTCGCGTCCGGCAACCTGGTGCAGGTCCCGGTCCACGTCCCCGTGAACGTCTCCGGCAACACGGTCAACGTGATCGGCCTGCTCAACCCGGCCTTCGGCAACCACGCCCTCAACGGCTGA
- the serB gene encoding phosphoserine phosphatase SerB, which translates to MSASQTSDVPTLLVKIFGKDRPGITAGLFDTLAAYSVDVVDIEQVVSRGRLVLCALVTEPTVASQGELRATIHSWAESLKLQAEIISGTGDNRPRGEGRSHVTVLGNPLTAEQTAAIAARIAETGGNIDRIFRLAKYPVTAVEFAVSGCETEPLRTALATEAHTSGVDVAVVSAGLHRRAQRLVVMDVDSTLIQDEVIELFAAHAGCEDKVAEVTAAAMRGELDFEQSLHARVELLAGLDASVVDKVRAEVRLTPGARTLIRTLKRLGYQVGVVSGGFTQVTDDLKERLGLDFASANTLEIVDGKLTGRVTGEIVDRAGKARLLRRFAAEAGVPLDQTVAIGDGANDLDMLNAAGLGVAFNAKPVVRRAADTAVNVPFLDTVLYLLGITREEVEAADGGEDLLH; encoded by the coding sequence ATGAGCGCATCGCAGACCTCAGACGTTCCCACCCTTCTCGTCAAGATCTTCGGCAAGGACCGTCCCGGGATCACCGCCGGACTCTTCGACACCCTCGCCGCCTACTCCGTCGACGTCGTGGACATCGAGCAGGTCGTCTCCCGCGGCCGTCTCGTCCTGTGCGCGCTCGTCACCGAGCCGACCGTCGCCTCGCAGGGCGAGCTGCGGGCCACGATCCACAGCTGGGCCGAGTCCCTGAAGCTCCAGGCCGAGATCATCTCCGGTACGGGTGACAACCGGCCCCGCGGCGAGGGACGCTCGCACGTCACCGTGCTCGGCAACCCGCTCACCGCGGAGCAGACGGCGGCCATAGCGGCCAGGATCGCGGAGACGGGCGGCAACATCGACCGTATCTTCCGCCTCGCGAAGTATCCGGTGACGGCCGTGGAGTTCGCCGTCTCGGGCTGCGAGACCGAGCCGCTGCGGACCGCGCTCGCGACCGAGGCCCACACCAGCGGGGTGGACGTGGCCGTGGTCTCCGCCGGGCTGCACCGGCGGGCCCAGCGGCTCGTCGTCATGGACGTCGACTCGACCCTGATCCAGGACGAGGTCATCGAGCTCTTCGCGGCGCACGCGGGGTGCGAGGACAAGGTCGCCGAGGTGACGGCGGCGGCGATGCGCGGGGAGCTGGACTTCGAGCAGTCCCTGCACGCGCGCGTGGAGCTGCTCGCCGGTCTGGACGCCTCGGTGGTCGACAAGGTCCGCGCCGAGGTGCGGCTGACGCCGGGGGCCCGGACCCTGATCCGTACGCTCAAGCGGCTCGGCTACCAGGTGGGTGTCGTCTCCGGCGGGTTCACCCAGGTCACCGACGATCTGAAGGAGCGGCTCGGGCTCGACTTCGCCTCGGCCAACACCCTGGAGATCGTGGACGGCAAGCTGACCGGGCGGGTGACCGGCGAGATCGTGGACCGTGCGGGCAAGGCGCGGCTGCTGCGCCGGTTCGCCGCGGAGGCGGGGGTGCCGCTGGATCAGACCGTGGCCATCGGTGACGGGGCCAACGACCTGGACATGCTGAACGCGGCCGGTCTCGGGGTGGCGTTCAACGCCAAGCCGGTGGTGCGGCGGGCCGCTGACACGGCGGTGAACGTGCCGTTCCTGGACACCGTGCTCTATCTGCTGGGGATCACGCGCGAGGAGGTCGAGGCCGCCGACGGCGGCGAGGACCTGCTGCACTGA
- a CDS encoding NfeD family protein, whose protein sequence is MDIDAWVWWLIGAVGLGIPLVLTAMPEFGMLSVGAVAGAVTAALGFGITPQVIVFAVVSVALIAVVRPIAARHRDDRPRLASGVDALKGRQAVVLERVDGSGGGRIKLAGEIWSARALDSGQTFEPGDQVDVVEIDGATAVVM, encoded by the coding sequence GTGGACATCGACGCGTGGGTCTGGTGGTTGATCGGCGCGGTGGGGCTCGGCATTCCGCTGGTCCTGACCGCGATGCCGGAGTTCGGCATGCTGTCCGTCGGCGCGGTCGCCGGGGCGGTGACCGCCGCGCTCGGCTTCGGCATCACTCCCCAGGTGATCGTCTTCGCCGTCGTCTCCGTGGCGCTGATCGCGGTGGTCCGCCCGATCGCCGCCCGCCACCGCGACGACCGGCCCCGCCTGGCCAGCGGCGTCGACGCCCTGAAGGGGCGTCAGGCCGTCGTCCTGGAACGGGTCGACGGCAGCGGCGGCGGCCGTATCAAGCTCGCGGGCGAGATCTGGTCCGCCCGCGCGCTCGACAGCGGACAGACCTTCGAACCGGGTGACCAGGTCGACGTCGTGGAGATCGACGGCGCGACGGCGGTCGTCATGTGA
- a CDS encoding CynX/NimT family MFS transporter, producing the protein MPDEPKTLDPAVRPAGITARAAAAAGDSPAPGRAHRWTLGLVIVGLVLAALNLRPAITSLGALLEEVSAGLHMSGTVAGVLTSVPPLCFAVFGITAPRLARRFGPAAVVCAGMAAIFVGLAVRPFASGTAGFLAASALALMGIALSNVLMPVIVKRYFPDRVGTMTGLYSMALALGTSVAAAATVPMTEALGGDWRLGLGVWAVVAALAVLPWIPLLRDRDRARATRRAGSATATAAPADTTAAPRVTRSRTAWALGCFFGLQATGAYITMGWMPQIFRDAGVPASTAGVLLAVTMVMGVPLAFVIPRLATRMKNQGPIVVALGLCGLGGYTGLFFAPAAGAWVWAVLLGVSNCAFPLALTMIGMRSRTGAGVVRLSAFAQSVGYLISIPGPLLVGVLYQHSGGWGLPIALMGGLMIPQMIVGTLAGRDRTVEDEC; encoded by the coding sequence ATGCCTGACGAACCGAAGACCCTCGACCCCGCCGTACGACCGGCCGGTATCACCGCCCGAGCGGCCGCAGCCGCCGGCGATTCTCCCGCACCCGGCCGGGCGCACCGCTGGACCCTCGGGCTCGTCATCGTCGGCCTCGTCCTCGCCGCCCTGAACCTGCGCCCGGCCATCACCAGCCTCGGCGCGCTCCTGGAAGAGGTCAGCGCGGGCCTCCACATGAGCGGCACCGTCGCCGGCGTCCTCACCTCCGTCCCCCCGCTCTGCTTCGCGGTCTTCGGCATCACCGCCCCGCGCCTGGCCCGCCGCTTCGGCCCCGCCGCCGTCGTCTGCGCGGGCATGGCGGCGATCTTCGTGGGCCTCGCCGTCCGCCCCTTCGCCTCCGGCACGGCCGGCTTCCTCGCCGCCAGCGCCCTCGCCCTCATGGGCATCGCCCTCAGCAACGTCCTGATGCCCGTGATCGTCAAGCGGTACTTCCCCGACCGCGTCGGCACCATGACCGGCCTGTACTCCATGGCGCTCGCCCTCGGCACCTCCGTCGCCGCGGCGGCGACCGTCCCGATGACCGAGGCCCTCGGCGGCGACTGGCGCCTCGGACTCGGTGTCTGGGCCGTCGTCGCCGCGCTCGCCGTCCTGCCCTGGATCCCGCTCCTGCGCGACCGCGACCGTGCCCGCGCCACCCGCCGTGCGGGGAGCGCGACCGCGACCGCCGCCCCGGCGGACACCACGGCCGCCCCGCGCGTCACCCGCAGCCGCACCGCCTGGGCCCTCGGCTGCTTCTTCGGCCTCCAGGCCACCGGCGCCTACATCACCATGGGCTGGATGCCGCAGATCTTCCGCGACGCCGGCGTCCCCGCGTCCACCGCGGGCGTGCTCCTCGCCGTCACCATGGTCATGGGCGTCCCGCTCGCCTTCGTCATCCCCCGCCTCGCGACCCGGATGAAGAACCAGGGACCGATCGTCGTCGCGCTCGGCCTGTGCGGCCTCGGCGGCTACACCGGCCTCTTCTTCGCCCCGGCCGCCGGAGCCTGGGTCTGGGCGGTGCTCCTGGGCGTCTCCAACTGCGCCTTCCCGCTCGCCCTCACCATGATCGGGATGCGCTCGCGGACCGGCGCCGGCGTCGTCCGCCTCTCCGCCTTCGCGCAGAGCGTCGGCTACCTCATCTCCATCCCCGGCCCCCTCCTCGTCGGCGTCCTCTACCAGCACAGCGGCGGCTGGGGACTGCCCATCGCGCTCATGGGCGGCCTGATGATCCCGCAGATGATCGTCGGAACCCTCGCCGGGCGGGACCGGACGGTCGAGGACGAATGCTGA
- a CDS encoding SixA phosphatase family protein: MSVDTPRRIVLLRHAKADWSDESDHERPLAERGRADAPVAGRRLAGTGIGFDLALCSTAARTRETWKLAVHELPERPKTVYEDRLYEASLGELIALLNETSEDVDDLLVIGHNPGMHALAEALAGEADGELLTRMNRSGFPTSAYAVLGFNGSWKSLEHGTARLVDFWTPHD, encoded by the coding sequence ATGAGCGTCGATACACCCCGCAGGATCGTGCTGCTCCGCCACGCGAAGGCAGACTGGAGCGACGAGTCCGACCACGAGAGGCCCCTCGCCGAGCGAGGCCGCGCGGACGCCCCCGTCGCGGGCCGCAGGCTCGCCGGGACCGGCATCGGCTTCGACCTGGCTCTCTGTTCGACCGCCGCCAGAACCAGGGAGACCTGGAAGCTGGCTGTGCACGAACTGCCGGAGCGCCCGAAGACCGTGTACGAGGACCGGCTGTACGAGGCCTCGCTCGGCGAGCTCATCGCCCTGCTCAACGAGACCTCCGAGGACGTCGACGACCTCCTCGTCATCGGCCACAACCCCGGGATGCACGCCCTGGCCGAGGCCCTCGCGGGCGAGGCCGACGGAGAGCTCCTGACCCGCATGAACCGCAGCGGCTTCCCGACCTCCGCCTACGCCGTCCTCGGCTTCAACGGCTCCTGGAAGTCGCTGGAGCACGGCACCGCGCGGCTCGTGGACTTCTGGACCCCGCACGACTGA
- a CDS encoding transglycosylase SLT domain-containing protein: MSANTPGHSRGLKKTHKATIAGVAALGAAALTLSLVPGNGGSRETEPQALSGTQQVAWSYDAASPQAKALAASVTEQQTTIGLKAKQEADAKAKAAAKAKADAKAAAKAKADAKAKADARAKAAAKAKAEAKAKADAKKRAAEKAAASRSVARTPVFANNLDGWIREALFIMDKHDIPGSYNGLHKNIMRESSGNPRAINNWDINAINGVPSKGLLQVIYPTFKTYHVAGTPFDQYDPVANIVAAANYAADRYGSIDNVNSAY; this comes from the coding sequence ATGTCTGCGAACACTCCCGGCCACAGTCGTGGTCTGAAGAAGACCCACAAGGCCACGATCGCCGGCGTCGCCGCTCTGGGCGCCGCAGCACTCACCCTCTCCCTCGTGCCGGGCAACGGCGGCTCCAGGGAGACCGAGCCCCAGGCCCTCTCCGGTACGCAGCAGGTCGCGTGGTCGTACGACGCCGCCAGCCCGCAGGCGAAGGCGCTGGCCGCCAGCGTCACCGAGCAGCAGACCACGATCGGCCTGAAGGCCAAGCAGGAGGCCGACGCGAAGGCGAAGGCCGCCGCCAAGGCGAAGGCCGACGCGAAGGCCGCGGCGAAGGCGAAGGCCGACGCGAAGGCCAAGGCCGACGCCCGGGCCAAGGCCGCCGCGAAGGCGAAGGCCGAGGCCAAGGCCAAGGCGGACGCGAAGAAGCGCGCCGCGGAGAAGGCGGCCGCGAGCCGTTCCGTCGCCCGTACGCCGGTCTTCGCGAACAACCTCGACGGCTGGATCCGCGAGGCGCTGTTCATCATGGACAAGCACGACATCCCGGGCAGCTACAACGGCCTGCACAAGAACATCATGCGCGAGTCCAGCGGCAACCCGCGGGCCATCAACAACTGGGACATCAACGCCATCAACGGCGTCCCGTCGAAGGGTCTGCTCCAGGTCATCTACCCGACCTTCAAGACCTACCACGTGGCCGGCACGCCGTTCGACCAGTACGACCCGGTCGCCAACATCGTCGCCGCCGCCAACTACGCGGCCGACCGCTACGGCTCGATCGACAACGTCAACAGCGCGTACTGA
- a CDS encoding ABC transporter ATP-binding protein encodes MSDVLELVDVSVVRGGRALVDEVSWSVKEGERWVILGPNGAGKTTLLNIASSYLFPTKGTATILGERLGGVGTDVFELRPRIGMAGIAMAEKLPKGQTVLQTVLTAAYGMTATWHEDYDPVDEERAKAFLDRLGMNDYLDRKFGTLSEGERKRTLIARAMMTDPELLLLDEPAAGLDLGGREDLVRRLGRLARDPYAPSMIMVTHHVEEIAPGFTHVLMIRQGKVLAAGPVETELSSRNLSRCFGLPLVVERVGDRWTAQGLPLK; translated from the coding sequence ATGAGCGATGTACTGGAGCTGGTGGACGTATCCGTGGTCCGCGGCGGACGGGCTCTGGTGGACGAGGTCTCCTGGTCGGTCAAGGAGGGCGAGCGCTGGGTGATCCTCGGACCCAACGGCGCCGGCAAGACCACCCTCCTGAACATCGCCTCCAGCTACCTCTTCCCCACCAAGGGCACCGCCACGATCCTCGGCGAGCGGCTCGGCGGCGTCGGCACCGACGTCTTCGAACTCCGCCCCCGCATCGGCATGGCCGGCATCGCCATGGCGGAGAAGCTGCCCAAGGGCCAGACCGTCCTCCAGACCGTCCTCACCGCCGCGTACGGCATGACGGCCACCTGGCACGAGGACTACGACCCGGTCGACGAGGAGCGCGCCAAGGCCTTCCTCGACCGCCTCGGCATGAACGACTACCTGGACCGCAAGTTCGGCACCCTCTCCGAGGGCGAGCGCAAGCGCACCCTGATCGCCCGCGCGATGATGACCGACCCCGAGCTCCTCCTCCTCGACGAGCCCGCCGCCGGCCTCGACCTCGGCGGCCGCGAGGACCTCGTCCGCCGTCTCGGCCGCCTCGCCCGAGACCCGTACGCCCCCTCCATGATCATGGTCACGCACCACGTCGAGGAGATCGCCCCCGGCTTCACCCACGTCCTGATGATCCGTCAGGGCAAGGTCCTCGCCGCCGGCCCCGTGGAGACCGAGCTCAGCTCGCGCAACCTCTCGCGCTGCTTCGGCCTGCCGCTCGTCGTCGAGCGCGTCGGCGACCGCTGGACCGCGCAGGGCCTGCCGCTGAAGTAG
- a CDS encoding GAF domain-containing sensor histidine kinase gives MSHRPSSGLSAVSTALLAMSRHLEVRDVLKTIVASARELLDAEYAALGVPDDHGGFAQFVVDGVSDEQWKAIGPLPRQHGILAAMLHKAEPERLADVREDPRFEGWPAAHPEMSDFLGLPVRDGDEILGALFLANKRCPKEAGGCGFTAEDEELLGILAQHAAIALTNARLYERSRELTIAEERSRLAHELHDAVSQKLFSLRLTAQAAAALVDRDPARAKDELQQVALLAAEAADELRAAVVELRPAALDEDGLVHTLRTQIQVMDRAHTARVTFESPGIRALPAAQEEAVLRVAQEALHNALRHAEAELVTVTLARSGQGARLTVADDGKGFDPRTVRTAGRHLGLVSMRDRAGGVGGGLTVTSAPGEGTTIEMEVPGG, from the coding sequence ATGAGCCATCGACCCAGCTCAGGCCTCTCCGCCGTGAGCACCGCCCTCCTCGCGATGAGCCGCCATCTGGAGGTCCGCGACGTCCTCAAGACGATCGTGGCCTCCGCCCGCGAGCTCCTCGACGCCGAGTACGCGGCCCTGGGCGTCCCCGACGACCACGGCGGCTTCGCCCAGTTCGTGGTCGACGGCGTCAGCGACGAGCAGTGGAAGGCGATCGGCCCGCTGCCCCGCCAGCACGGCATCCTCGCCGCGATGCTCCACAAGGCGGAGCCCGAGCGCCTCGCCGACGTCCGCGAGGACCCCCGCTTCGAGGGCTGGCCGGCCGCCCACCCCGAGATGTCCGACTTCCTCGGCCTCCCCGTCAGGGACGGCGACGAGATCCTCGGCGCGCTCTTCCTCGCGAACAAGCGCTGCCCGAAGGAGGCGGGCGGCTGCGGCTTCACCGCCGAGGACGAGGAACTGCTCGGGATCCTCGCCCAGCACGCGGCCATCGCCCTCACCAACGCCCGGCTGTACGAGCGCAGCCGCGAGCTCACCATCGCCGAGGAGCGCTCCCGCCTCGCCCACGAGCTCCACGACGCCGTCAGCCAGAAGCTCTTCTCGCTGCGCCTCACGGCCCAGGCCGCGGCCGCCCTCGTCGACCGCGACCCCGCCCGGGCCAAGGACGAGCTCCAGCAGGTCGCCCTCCTCGCGGCCGAGGCGGCCGACGAGCTGCGCGCGGCGGTCGTCGAGCTGCGCCCCGCGGCGCTCGACGAGGACGGCCTCGTCCACACCCTGCGCACCCAGATCCAGGTCATGGACCGCGCCCACACCGCCAGGGTCACCTTCGAGAGCCCGGGGATCCGCGCCCTGCCCGCGGCCCAGGAGGAGGCTGTGCTCCGCGTCGCCCAGGAAGCTCTGCACAACGCCCTGCGCCACGCGGAGGCCGAGCTCGTCACCGTCACCCTCGCCCGCAGCGGCCAGGGCGCGCGGCTCACGGTCGCCGACGACGGCAAGGGCTTCGACCCCCGTACGGTCCGCACCGCCGGACGCCACCTCGGCCTCGTCTCCATGCGGGACCGGGCGGGCGGCGTCGGCGGCGGACTCACCGTGACCTCGGCCCCCGGCGAGGGCACCACGATCGAGATGGAGGTTCCCGGTGGCTGA
- a CDS encoding response regulator transcription factor — MADKPIRVLLVDDHQVVRRGLRTFLEVQDDIEVVGEASDGAEGVARAEELRPDVVLMDVKMPGTDGIEALKRLRDLANPARVLIVTSFTEQRTVVPALRAGASGYVYKDIDPDALAGAIRSVHAGHVLLQPEVAEALLSQEDSPSGTGRGTTLTEREREVLGLIADGRSNREIARALVLSEKTVKTHVSNILMKLDLADRTQAALWAVRHGLTD; from the coding sequence GTGGCTGACAAGCCGATCCGTGTCCTGCTGGTCGACGACCACCAGGTCGTCCGCCGAGGCCTGCGCACCTTCCTCGAGGTGCAGGACGACATAGAGGTGGTGGGGGAGGCCTCCGACGGCGCCGAAGGAGTCGCCCGCGCCGAGGAGCTCCGCCCCGACGTGGTCCTCATGGACGTGAAGATGCCCGGCACCGACGGCATCGAGGCGCTGAAGCGGCTCCGCGACCTGGCCAACCCGGCCAGGGTCCTGATCGTCACCAGCTTCACCGAGCAGCGCACGGTCGTCCCCGCACTCCGCGCCGGAGCCTCCGGATACGTCTACAAGGACATCGACCCCGACGCCCTGGCCGGCGCCATCCGCTCCGTCCACGCGGGACACGTCCTGCTCCAGCCGGAGGTCGCCGAAGCGCTCCTCAGCCAGGAGGACTCCCCGAGCGGTACGGGACGGGGCACCACCCTCACGGAGCGCGAGCGCGAGGTCCTCGGCCTGATCGCCGACGGCCGGTCCAATCGCGAGATCGCCCGCGCGCTCGTCCTCTCCGAGAAGACGGTCAAGACCCACGTCTCGAACATCCTGATGAAACTCGACCTCGCGGACCGCACCCAGGCCGCCCTCTGGGCGGTCAGACACGGCCTCACCGACTGA
- a CDS encoding SGM_5486 family transporter-associated protein, translating into MPVLEPNPQNGQKKLLIVLGAMLGIGAVIAVIATLASP; encoded by the coding sequence ATGCCAGTCCTCGAACCCAATCCCCAGAACGGCCAGAAGAAGCTGCTCATCGTGCTCGGCGCGATGCTCGGCATCGGGGCGGTCATCGCCGTGATCGCCACCCTCGCCTCACCGTGA
- a CDS encoding FHA domain-containing protein — MGHGVPELVLELNGRTWTLDPSRSYTLGRDPQGDLVIDDARVSWRHATVSWGGRSWVIEDHGSTNGTFVQGQRIHQMEIGPGSAVHLGNATDGPRLNLAAGAQPAHQAHQQPAQAQAAQPAAAHQPAGAQAAAQADWATHQAPPQHQAPQHQGWQQQAQQPAQPQVPHQQGGPQGPHGHQGPGHPGAAAGASSAYADRSPTTFHQLNLGHVMRIGRALENELVVSDLQVSRHHADFHATPDGRFEIRDLGSHNGTYVNGQPIPKGGSAVLGPQDIVGVGHSTFRIVGGQLEEFVDTGSVSFSARHLTVTVDGGKKILQDVSFGVPEKSLIGVIGPSGSGKSTLLKALTGYRPANEGDVLYDNRSLYKQFAELRQRIGLVPQDDILHKELTVKKALKYAAKLRFPGDTAEAEREARIDEVLRELKLDIHKEKKVTSLSGGQRKRVSVALELLTKPSLIFLDEPTSGLDPGMDRDVMQLLRGLADDGRTVLVVTHSVAELGLCDKLLVMAPGGSVAYFGPPEEALNFFGYSTWADVFSAFENYRDYDWAGRWKGSQHYQMYAADIDAVAAQPVQMPQQAMARPPKPQGWGSQLWTLIRRYVSVIASDKGFLGLMVILPAVLGAVSVVIPADFGLGSPTAPSRFNGDAGTIMLILMVGMCFSGAANSVRELIKERVIYERERATGLSRSAYLMSKVIVLGLITAFQGVIICGIGFSTRALPAEGLLMPPAVELCIQVIALGLTSMMFGLVISALVKTAEKTMPLLVMFAIIQVVFTGILFQVYGSPGLEQFAWLMPSRWGIAGAGTTLDLARLMPPWDPKNPTDTDSLWEHTAGQWGFDLGVQLLMAAVCCVVVARLLRRHEPEVMRK, encoded by the coding sequence GTGGGGCATGGAGTGCCAGAACTCGTACTGGAATTGAATGGAAGGACCTGGACGCTCGATCCGTCCAGGTCGTACACCCTCGGCCGTGATCCGCAGGGTGACCTGGTCATCGACGACGCCAGGGTCTCGTGGCGGCATGCCACGGTCAGCTGGGGCGGCCGCAGTTGGGTCATCGAGGACCACGGCTCCACGAACGGCACGTTCGTCCAGGGGCAGCGGATCCACCAGATGGAGATCGGCCCCGGATCGGCCGTCCACCTGGGCAACGCGACCGACGGCCCCCGGCTGAATCTCGCCGCCGGAGCCCAGCCCGCGCACCAGGCGCACCAGCAGCCTGCCCAGGCGCAGGCGGCCCAGCCGGCCGCCGCCCACCAGCCCGCGGGGGCGCAGGCCGCCGCCCAGGCCGACTGGGCGACGCACCAGGCCCCGCCGCAGCACCAGGCGCCGCAACACCAGGGCTGGCAGCAGCAGGCCCAGCAGCCCGCGCAGCCGCAGGTCCCGCACCAGCAGGGCGGCCCGCAGGGCCCCCACGGTCACCAGGGGCCCGGCCACCCCGGCGCCGCCGCGGGGGCGTCGTCGGCCTACGCCGACCGCAGCCCCACCACGTTCCACCAGCTGAACCTCGGCCACGTCATGCGCATCGGCCGTGCCCTCGAGAACGAGCTGGTCGTCTCCGACCTCCAGGTCTCGCGGCACCACGCCGACTTCCACGCGACGCCCGACGGCCGCTTCGAGATCCGCGACCTCGGCTCGCACAACGGCACGTACGTCAACGGCCAGCCGATCCCCAAGGGCGGCTCGGCCGTCCTCGGCCCGCAGGACATCGTCGGCGTCGGCCACTCGACGTTCCGCATCGTCGGCGGCCAGCTCGAGGAGTTCGTCGACACCGGCTCCGTCTCCTTCTCGGCCCGCCACCTCACGGTGACGGTCGACGGCGGCAAGAAGATCCTCCAGGACGTCTCCTTCGGTGTCCCGGAGAAGTCGCTGATCGGTGTCATCGGCCCGTCCGGCTCCGGAAAGTCCACGCTGCTCAAGGCGCTGACCGGCTACCGCCCGGCCAACGAGGGCGACGTCCTCTACGACAACCGGAGCCTCTACAAGCAGTTCGCCGAGCTGCGCCAGCGCATCGGTCTGGTCCCGCAGGACGACATCCTGCACAAGGAGCTGACCGTCAAGAAGGCCCTCAAGTACGCGGCCAAGCTCCGCTTCCCCGGCGACACCGCCGAGGCCGAGCGCGAGGCCCGTATCGACGAGGTGCTGCGCGAGCTCAAGCTCGACATCCACAAGGAGAAGAAGGTCACCTCCCTCTCCGGTGGCCAGCGCAAGCGCGTCTCCGTCGCCCTGGAGCTCCTCACCAAGCCGTCGCTGATCTTCCTGGACGAGCCGACCTCCGGCCTCGACCCGGGCATGGACCGCGACGTCATGCAGCTGCTGCGCGGCCTCGCCGACGACGGCCGCACGGTCCTCGTCGTCACCCACTCGGTGGCCGAGCTGGGCCTGTGCGACAAGCTCCTCGTCATGGCGCCCGGTGGCTCGGTGGCGTACTTCGGCCCGCCGGAGGAGGCGCTGAACTTCTTCGGCTACTCCACCTGGGCCGACGTCTTCTCCGCCTTCGAGAACTACCGCGACTACGACTGGGCGGGCCGCTGGAAGGGCTCGCAGCACTACCAGATGTACGCCGCGGACATCGACGCCGTCGCCGCGCAGCCGGTCCAGATGCCGCAGCAGGCGATGGCCCGCCCGCCGAAGCCGCAGGGCTGGGGATCCCAGCTGTGGACGCTGATCCGCCGCTACGTCTCGGTGATCGCCTCCGACAAGGGCTTCCTGGGCCTGATGGTGATCCTGCCCGCCGTCCTCGGCGCGGTCTCGGTCGTCATCCCGGCGGACTTCGGCCTCGGCTCGCCCACGGCGCCGTCCCGCTTCAACGGCGACGCCGGAACGATCATGCTGATCCTCATGGTCGGCATGTGCTTCAGCGGCGCGGCCAACTCGGTCCGCGAACTGATCAAGGAGCGGGTCATCTACGAGCGGGAGCGCGCCACCGGCCTCTCCCGCTCCGCGTACCTGATGTCCAAGGTGATCGTCCTCGGCCTGATCACGGCCTTCCAGGGCGTCATCATCTGCGGCATCGGCTTCTCCACCCGCGCGCTGCCCGCCGAGGGCCTCCTCATGCCCCCGGCCGTCGAGCTGTGCATCCAGGTGATCGCCCTCGGCCTCACCTCGATGATGTTCGGCCTGGTCATCTCCGCGCTCGTGAAGACCGCCGAGAAGACCATGCCGCTCCTCGTCATGTTCGCGATCATCCAGGTCGTGTTCACCGGCATCCTCTTCCAGGTGTACGGCTCGCCCGGCCTGGAGCAGTTCGCCTGGCTCATGCCCTCCCGCTGGGGCATCGCCGGCGCCGGCACCACCCTCGACCTGGCGCGCCTCATGCCGCCGTGGGACCCGAAGAACCCCACGGACACCGACTCCCTGTGGGAGCACACGGCCGGCCAGTGGGGCTTCGACCTCGGCGTCCAGCTGCTCATGGCGGCCGTCTGCTGCGTCGTCGTGGCGCGGCTGCTGCGCCGCCACGAGCCCGAGGTCATGCGCAAGTAA